ACGATCACCGTATCACCGTTGGTGAACTCTTCACGTAGGATAGACTCGGCCAGTATATCATCCAGCATGTTCTGTATCGTCCGGCGCAGAGGACGCGCACCATAGACTGGATCATAGCCCCGTTCAACTAGCAGAGAACGCGCAGAATCCGTCACCTGCAAATCAATCGAGCGCTCTGTCATCCTTTGCTGTGTTTTCGCGATCATCAGGTCGGCAATCACACGCAAATGCTCAGGCTCTAGCGGGTGGAAAAGAATGATCTCATCAATGCGATTGAGCAGTTCAGGCTTGAATACGTCTTTCAGCGCCAGCATTACATGCGATCTCAGGCGCTTAATTGTATTGCCCTGTCGAGCTTGCTTATTTTGCTTGCCACCCGTAAAGGTCATCTCACTTTGCTGGCTATGAGCCGTTCCAACGTTTGACGTGATTATGATGATCGTATGCTTGAAATTCACGAGCTGCCCACGCGCATCGGTGAGACAACCATCATCGAGGATTTGTAAGAGTAGATCAAAAACCCTGGGATGTGCCTTCTCTATCTCGTCAAACAATACGATGCTGTACGGGCGATGCCGCACAGCCTCTGTCAACTGCCCTGCCGAATCGTAGCCGATGTATCCGGGAGGTGCGCCGATCAGACGCGATAGATTATGACTCTCCATAAATTCCGACATGTCGAGCTTAATCAAGGCCTCTTCGTCTCCAAAAAGTGCGGCAGCAAGCGCGCGAGCTAACTCCGTCTTCCCTACACCCGTAGGGCCGGCGAAAAGGAATGAGCCAATAGGTCGGCGACCATCACGAAGCGATGTTCGCGCTCGTCGCACGGCCTTTGCTACTGCCTTCACCGCCTCATGCTGTCCGATGACCCGTCGCTGCAGCGATTCCTCTAATTGCAGCAACCGCTCAGCCTCTTCAGCGGCAATTTGTACAGCAGGAATGCCCGTTCGCATGGCCACTACCTGGGCAATCTCCTGCTCTCCAACTACCGGTCGCTCCCGGCGACGCGATTCTGCCCAACTATGTTCAACCTCGCGCAATTCTTCCTGAATCTGCAACTCATAAGCACGGTGCCTTGCTGCCCTGGCATAATCACGATGCGCAATACAGTAATCTTTGGCTTTTTCAGCCATCACCAGCTCTTCGCGCAGCATACGAATCTGACCAGGCACGGTAGAAATATTCACACAGGCTCGCGCCGCCGCTTCATCAACAAGATCAATCGCCTTATCGGGTTGATAGCGGTTCTGGATGTAACACGATGACATCTGTACCGCTGCTCTCAACGCCTCATCCGAGATAGTGACCTGGTGGAAATCTTCATAGCGGGGGCGCAGACCATGCAAAATTTCCAGGGTCTCCTGCGGTGTTGTCTCAGATACCAGCACGGGTTGAAAACGGCGCTCCAGCGCCGGGTCGGCCTCGATTGACTTGCGATAATCATCTACCGTTGTCGCCCCAATACATTGAAACTCGCCTCGTGCCAGCATCGGCTTGAAGAGGTTGGCGGCATCAATTGACCCCTCGGCTACTCCTGTCCCGACAAGAGCCTGCAATTCATCTATCACGATGATGATCCCTTTCGATTGCAGGATTTCCTGCATGATACGCTTCAACCGCTCCTCGAAATCGCCACGAAAACGCGTGCCAACAGTGAGCAAGCCTACATCCAGGGTGACGACACGTCGATTCCGCAGATTTTCCGGCACCTGTCCGGCAATAATACGCTGCGCCAGCCCTTCGGCAATGGCCGTTTTGCCCACACCGGCAGGGCCGATCAGAACGGGGTTGTTCTTCGAGCGGCGAGACAAAATCTGCATCGTGCGTTCCAATTCAGCCTCGCGTCCAATTAAAGGGTCAAGCGTACCTGCCAGAGCAGCTGCTGTTAGATCGCGGCTCACCTGGTTCAATGTGGGAGTTCCGTTGTAACGCGCATGGTACTGTGCAGCGAAACTCGCATACTCGCGTCCATTTTTAAGTAGGTCCGTGATATGCTGCCGTACAGATTCGAGATACAGGCCAAAACTCTCCAGGACTCCTACAGCTATTCCCTCTGAATCCTTGAGTAATCCCAGGAGAAGATGTTCGATACCGGTCAATTCCTCTCCCATTTCCGCCGCTTCCTCCTCCGCGTGCCGCAACACCTCCTTCGCGGCAGAACCGAGGATTGGCTCGCTGATCAGCGCTTTATTGCCACGCCCTATCACAAACTCAAGCGCCTGCCGCAGCCGGGGGGTGCTGACCTGCAATCTGGAGAGGACACATTCGATGATAGGATCATTCACCTCAAGAACGCCGAGCAGAAGATGCTCAGGTCCAATCATTCTATGCCGCAGCTCCATGGCCTCTTCACGAGCATATGATAATGCCAGCCGCGCCTCTTTAGTATATTTATTTGACCGATTCATGTGCTATTCCTTCATTCTCTAGTGCGTTTGCATGAGAACCGCCCATCTCAGTTGAGATGGCAGGCTCACTTCATAGCAATCATTCTGATATTTTGCTAAGAATAGATATCGGCCAGATAAGAAGTATCGTATAAGCCCCTGGACTACTATCAGGCAGAAACAAGAAAAAAGTCCATATGCTTGATATGGACTCTTCAGCTTATTCTCTGCTTTCGTATCATATCTGAGACTACAGCTTAACCCTTATATGGTTCTCTCGGCCCCTTGCTCATATCCAACAAGCACAGCCTCGTACCAAAGGGGTCCTCAATGATTACGCACATGCCGATTGGAATATTGAACGGTTCAACCAGTATCTTACATCCCTTTTGGGCCAACACCTGTGCGACCGCGGGAACATCATCAACAAGATAATACACTTCTATCCTGGCAGGTATATCAGGATCACAATGCAGAACAATTTCGGCATCCGTCTCGGGAAAGCCAAGACCTACCGAGATTTCATCCTGCCATGCCGGTCGCAGGCCAAAGGTATCGATGTAATACTTTTTGGCCGCTTCAAGATCATCTACACGAATCATCACACAATCAATCTTTCTTAGCATGTGATCTTCTCCTTTTTAGCACAAACTACCGCGTGGCAACATTTCTGGTAAATTCCCCAGCAGTCCCCAGGACGAGGAGATCCCAATATTGTTTCAGAGTGGCACAGAGATTCTTCGCTGCGCTCAGAATGCCATGCCCCCGGAAGGTGGCTGAGGTATGTCATTCTGAGCGCAGCGAAGAATCTCTGCCCAACTTCTGGGAATCACCAGAAAGTCTTTATAGACGCAACCTCACCGGCGTGCTAGACTAATAGTAATACCATATTGGAGGAATTACATGTATCCATGGTCCTATGATTTTCAAGGGCATTTCGATGAGATTGCCTTTACGAGTGAGGTTCTCAAGGATAATCCACTGGGAGACCCATTTGTGCGGCCCTTGTGGGTATATTTGCCGCCGGGGTATGAACAAGATTCAAGCAGAAGATATCCAAGCATCTATATGATTCAGGGATTGACCGGCCAGCTCGATATGTGGCGCAACCGTTCCGCGTTCAGGAAGAACTTCCCGGAGCTTGCCGACGAGCTTTTCGCAAAGGGAGAAGCGCCACCCTGCATCATTGTGTGGGTTGATTGCTGGACCTCGTATGGCGGAAGTCAGTTTCTCGATTCTCCGGCCACAGGTCACTATCATACCTATCTATGTGACGAGATCGTCCCATGGGTCGATGCCCATTATCCCACGCTACCGCAGCGCGAACATCGTGGCATTGCCGGTAAGTCGAGCGGCGGCTATGGAGCGATGGTGACGCCGATGCTACGACCAGACCTCTTCGGTGGATTGGCCACCCATGCCGGCGATGCCCTGTTTGAGATGTGCTATCAACCAGAATTTCCACAGTCCTTACGCATCCTGCGCTACGAATATGACGGCTCGTTCGAGAAATTCTGGCAGGATTTTCGCAGCCGGCCCGCCTTTTCTAAACGCGGCGATGAACACCTCTTGAATGACTGGTGTATGGCCGCCTGCTACTCCGCCGACCTGGATGGCACGGTCAATCTACCCTATAATATCCAGACGGGTGAGCTGATTCCCAGCGTCTGGGAGCGATGGCTGGCATGGGACCCCGTTCGTATGGTACCATTGTATGCCGATGCCCTGCAGTCAATGAAGGCGATCTACATTGATGCAGGCAAACGCGATCAATATTACCTTGATCTGGGCGCTGAAGCTTTCCGGCAAGCACTGAAAAGCATCGGCGTCACCGATATCTTTTTCGAGCTATTCGATGCCACGCACTCAGCTATCGAGTATCGTTATCCTTTGAGCCTGAAGTATCTCGCGGAAAGGCTCGCACCATAAATGAACAATAATAGACATACCAGGAGAAACCAGACCCTTTATGGAAAACCAGACACAACCACGTACACCCGGCAGATATGGCATTGAGGAGATTGAAAGCAGCCAGTTAGAAGCCTGGCCCAATTCAAATCCAGAGCGTAATTATGTAGCGCATATGGAAATACCCGAATTTACCTGCCTTTGTCCAAGATCGGGCTTCCCCGACTTCGCTACGATCATCATTGACTACGTGCCGGATCAGTCCGTTGTGGAACTGAAGAGCCTGAAACTCTACATCAACAAATACCGCAATCGGCAGATCAGTCACGAGGCAGCAACTAACAAAATCCTGGATGATCTTGTCGCGCTGCTTGCTCCCCGCTGGATGCGCGTGGTGGCCGATTTCACGGTGCGCGGCAATATCAAGACCATTATCTTTGCCGAGCATAGCGCGCCGGATTATGAGGGGCCGCGCCCAGAATTCCGGCGCTATCTTCCTGGCAACCTCTAAGGTAACAGCGATGTCCCAGGCAAGCTAGGTTTCGGATACTGCTCGTCGCAGCAGGATGGGGCTGAAGTTCGTGCGATAATCATAGGCATCCAGCTTCTCGCGACGTTTCAGGAAGCCGACCACGAGATAAGTAAACGGGGTGGCCACGATTTCATAGGCAACCTTAAAAATCCACTGGGTGAGGATGGCGGTGAGCATCATGTTCGCGGGAATAATGCCCCAGAAGGCGACACTGATGAAAATGAGCGTATCAAGCCCCTCGCCCACCAGTGTGGAACCAATTGTGCGCGTCCACAACCAGCGGCCACGGGTCGCTATTTTCAATTTGGCAAGGACGAAAGAGTTGGTAAATTCACCGACCAGGTAGGCGATAAATGAGGCCAGCAGCAGGCGCGGCGTGAAGCCCAGGATGGTATTGTACGCGGCCTGATCTTTCCAGAAAGGCGCCGCCGGAGCAATACCGCCGATGAAGATGGCGATCACAGCTAGCAGGTTACATGCAAAACCCAGCCAGATGACGAGTCGCGCCGCTCCATATCCATATACTTCCGTCATCACATCACCGAACAGGTAGCTGAGCGGGAAAACGATAATTCCGGCAGGCACCAGAAAGCCCAGAAACAGGATAAATTTCACAGCAATGATGTTCGCGGTTATCAGGCACGTGACAAACACGGCAGCAATAACCACGAACCATAACGACACTTTCAAGCGCTTTTTCCTTTCTGACAATCGAGTATATTGATGCGGAGAAGCATTTTCCCATCTTGTTGGGCACACAGATTTTATCATGCTCCGGCGGCAATTGTCGATGCTATGCCTCCGCCATAGCGATATGCCACGCTCAGGCCTTTACCGACGGGGAGAACGACACGTTCAAACTGGGGCAATGATTCCAACGCTCTTAAGTACCCGGCAATCTCATCAGGATGAGAAATAACATTATCAGCCAGCAAAATTACATCAGGGGTCAGCTTTGGAACGAGCAATTTAAGCTGTGCTGGAGCGCTATAGCGATCAGCATCGAAGAAAACACAATCAAAAGGACCTGCTAGACCGGCTACAATTTCGGTTGCATCGCCGCATCTCAAATCAACCACGTCACGTAACCCCACGTGGCGCAGATTCGCATCGGCCAGCGCCTGTTTGTTCGCATCGCGGTCAATGCTGATCACCTGACCGCCATTAGCAGCGACAGCCCAGGCAAGCCAGATCGTGCTGTAGCCATTAGAGGTGCCAATCTCTAATAATCGCGCGCGCCTGGTACTTTTAAGCAGAATGTGCAGGAACTGCGCCGTATCTGGTTCCAGATTCAGCATTTTCTTGCTGCGTTCCTGCGTCTGGGCATCATTTTGCGTGCCTTTTTCGTACAATTCAACCAGGAAGGCTCGAATATCGCTATCTCGCATTGGGGTTCTCGCTTTCGGGATGATTTCCTGATGGGCATTTCACTCATCAAAAATGGGAACAAAAAAGCCGAATTGGCTTATAAAGCCATCCGGCTGAGGCGATCCCGACAGGAGTTGAACCTGCGACCTACAGATCCGCAATCTGTCGCTCTATCCACTGAGCTACGGGATCATAGACAGACTTGGGAAGCCAACAGACGAAACCATATGTTGAAGAAATCTGTTGCTCTCTCACTTACAATCTATCGCTGTACGTCATGCATTATAGACCACTCCCATCTACTTGTCAATACCTATCTGACGCCTCTCGCGCTCTTTTTCTTGGCTGTCTCAGTGGATTAATGGGCTTTCTTCTAATTGGCTTTTTCCTGGTCATATTGAACCCCTCCTTTTCATAACCTTGACTAAGGCAGGGCTAAAAGTTATAGTACTCTCAGATGAGTATAGCATTCTGCTATAGTTGAGAGAAATAAAAAAGGCACGCCACCCGCGAACACTTCACGTTCAGGGTGGCATGCGTCTACGATACTCGCAAATCCTCCAACTTCAACTTACCTCTACCACCACCTCATGCGAGGCCATTGATTACTTCAAGAGCACGATTTAGCGCGTCTCTCCGCACGTAATAGTATGCCCATAGACCCTTCTTGCGACAATCTACCAGGCCCGCATCGCGCAGGATGCGTAAATGATGCGAAATAGTAGGTTGTTCAAGGGTGAAGCTCTCAACGATCTCAAAGACGCACACTTCCCCTTCATAGCGGCTGAGCAAGCTCAAAATGCGCAGGCGCGTGGGATCGGCCAATGCTTTCAGCAGGCGTGCCTGGTCGACAGCCTCATCTTCGTTTAACGCAGGCATAAACTTGGGCGCCACTCCTACTGTTGTATCCGCAACAGCTGCCTGCTTATGCAATATGCTCAACGAGGTCGCTGAGCCGGCAGGCCGCGCTGCCGTTCGTGTAGTACCCACCTGATCCATTGGTGCCATAACTTTTTCTCCTTCCATCCACCCAAACGGATATGTACTTCCCGATTAACTACAATAGAATCTGGGGGAGACCTACAATTAGTATACTTGGGCATCCAAATGTAGAGGTAGATGAAGATACCTGCTGATTCCCCATAACTCCGTCAGTTCAGGTGAGATAGCTCAGCTGAATGAAAGGTGGGCAGGGATTCTTCGCTTCACTCAGAATGACATGCAGGGAACATGTCATTCTGAGTGAAGCGAAGAATCCCTGCCCACCTCATAGGGAATCACCAGGAAGATATCCTATAGAAGTCTCTGATAGGATATCTTCATCTACCTCTGGCTTACGCTTGCTTTTTATCTTCCGCTCTTACCTGCAGGTGCAATTCTCGCAACTGCTTTTCATCGACAGGCGAGGGCGCATTCATCATCAGATCAATCGCGCTCTGTGTCTTGGGGAATGCGATTACCTCGCGAATATTGTCCACGTCTGCGAAGAGCATCACCAGGCGATCAATGCCCAGGGCTATGCCGCCGTGAGGCGGGGCGCCATATTCAAACGCCTCGAGCATATGCCCAAATTGTTCCTGAATCTGCTCAGGCTCCATCTTCATCAATGAAAAAACTTTGTGCTGGAGCGCGGCCACATTGATACGCACGCTGCCTCCACCAACCTCGTAACCGTTACAAATGATGTCATATTGCTTAGCGCGAATGTGCAAGGGATCGCTGTCGAGCCGTTCGATATGCGCCTCGTCCATGCCGGAGAAAGGATTATGCTCGGCCTCATAGCGCTGGCCTTCTTCGTCATAATGCAGGAGCGGAAAATCGACGACCCAGCAAAGCGCCATTTCGTCAGGATCGATCAAATGCAAACGTTCGGCAAGCCGGACACGCAGGCGGAACAGCACATCGTTTGTCACTTTGACGCTATCGGCAACAAAGAG
The sequence above is a segment of the Ktedonobacteraceae bacterium genome. Coding sequences within it:
- the queF gene encoding preQ(1) synthase, giving the protein MENQTQPRTPGRYGIEEIESSQLEAWPNSNPERNYVAHMEIPEFTCLCPRSGFPDFATIIIDYVPDQSVVELKSLKLYINKYRNRQISHEAATNKILDDLVALLAPRWMRVVADFTVRGNIKTIIFAEHSAPDYEGPRPEFRRYLPGNL
- a CDS encoding VOC family protein, encoding MLRKIDCVMIRVDDLEAAKKYYIDTFGLRPAWQDEISVGLGFPETDAEIVLHCDPDIPARIEVYYLVDDVPAVAQVLAQKGCKILVEPFNIPIGMCVIIEDPFGTRLCLLDMSKGPREPYKG
- a CDS encoding ATP-dependent Clp protease ATP-binding subunit, encoding MNRSNKYTKEARLALSYAREEAMELRHRMIGPEHLLLGVLEVNDPIIECVLSRLQVSTPRLRQALEFVIGRGNKALISEPILGSAAKEVLRHAEEEAAEMGEELTGIEHLLLGLLKDSEGIAVGVLESFGLYLESVRQHITDLLKNGREYASFAAQYHARYNGTPTLNQVSRDLTAAALAGTLDPLIGREAELERTMQILSRRSKNNPVLIGPAGVGKTAIAEGLAQRIIAGQVPENLRNRRVVTLDVGLLTVGTRFRGDFEERLKRIMQEILQSKGIIIVIDELQALVGTGVAEGSIDAANLFKPMLARGEFQCIGATTVDDYRKSIEADPALERRFQPVLVSETTPQETLEILHGLRPRYEDFHQVTISDEALRAAVQMSSCYIQNRYQPDKAIDLVDEAAARACVNISTVPGQIRMLREELVMAEKAKDYCIAHRDYARAARHRAYELQIQEELREVEHSWAESRRRERPVVGEQEIAQVVAMRTGIPAVQIAAEEAERLLQLEESLQRRVIGQHEAVKAVAKAVRRARTSLRDGRRPIGSFLFAGPTGVGKTELARALAAALFGDEEALIKLDMSEFMESHNLSRLIGAPPGYIGYDSAGQLTEAVRHRPYSIVLFDEIEKAHPRVFDLLLQILDDGCLTDARGQLVNFKHTIIIITSNVGTAHSQQSEMTFTGGKQNKQARQGNTIKRLRSHVMLALKDVFKPELLNRIDEIILFHPLEPEHLRVIADLMIAKTQQRMTERSIDLQVTDSARSLLVERGYDPVYGARPLRRTIQNMLDDILAESILREEFTNGDTVIVDAQDGKLVVRVGVGVSEGANDGGEWVAA
- a CDS encoding queuosine precursor transporter; the encoded protein is MSLWFVVIAAVFVTCLITANIIAVKFILFLGFLVPAGIIVFPLSYLFGDVMTEVYGYGAARLVIWLGFACNLLAVIAIFIGGIAPAAPFWKDQAAYNTILGFTPRLLLASFIAYLVGEFTNSFVLAKLKIATRGRWLWTRTIGSTLVGEGLDTLIFISVAFWGIIPANMMLTAILTQWIFKVAYEIVATPFTYLVVGFLKRREKLDAYDYRTNFSPILLRRAVSET
- a CDS encoding metalloregulator ArsR/SmtB family transcription factor, coding for MAPMDQVGTTRTAARPAGSATSLSILHKQAAVADTTVGVAPKFMPALNEDEAVDQARLLKALADPTRLRILSLLSRYEGEVCVFEIVESFTLEQPTISHHLRILRDAGLVDCRKKGLWAYYYVRRDALNRALEVINGLA
- a CDS encoding alpha/beta hydrolase-fold protein translates to MYPWSYDFQGHFDEIAFTSEVLKDNPLGDPFVRPLWVYLPPGYEQDSSRRYPSIYMIQGLTGQLDMWRNRSAFRKNFPELADELFAKGEAPPCIIVWVDCWTSYGGSQFLDSPATGHYHTYLCDEIVPWVDAHYPTLPQREHRGIAGKSSGGYGAMVTPMLRPDLFGGLATHAGDALFEMCYQPEFPQSLRILRYEYDGSFEKFWQDFRSRPAFSKRGDEHLLNDWCMAACYSADLDGTVNLPYNIQTGELIPSVWERWLAWDPVRMVPLYADALQSMKAIYIDAGKRDQYYLDLGAEAFRQALKSIGVTDIFFELFDATHSAIEYRYPLSLKYLAERLAP
- a CDS encoding class I SAM-dependent methyltransferase, yielding MRDSDIRAFLVELYEKGTQNDAQTQERSKKMLNLEPDTAQFLHILLKSTRRARLLEIGTSNGYSTIWLAWAVAANGGQVISIDRDANKQALADANLRHVGLRDVVDLRCGDATEIVAGLAGPFDCVFFDADRYSAPAQLKLLVPKLTPDVILLADNVISHPDEIAGYLRALESLPQFERVVLPVGKGLSVAYRYGGGIASTIAAGA